The Daucus carota subsp. sativus chromosome 9, DH1 v3.0, whole genome shotgun sequence genome window below encodes:
- the LOC108200596 gene encoding 65-kDa microtubule-associated protein 8-like — protein sequence MEKVENWILARDEERWLEEYMKDENCYSVSRGAHKNLKRAERARIMVNKIPSLMDLLRAKTKSWEQERNKVFLYDQIPLLAMLEQYNVLRKGGEEAKGEGKEKGTKFGI from the exons ATGGAAAAGGTGGAGAATTGGATATTAGCACGAGATGAAGAGCGGTGGCTAGAAGAATACATGAAG GACGAGAATTGCTATTCAGTCAGCAGAGGCGCACACAAAAATCTGAAAAGAGCAGAACGTGCCCGGATTATGGTTAACAAAATTCCTA GTTTGATGGATTTGCTAAGAGCCAAAACTAAGAGCTGGgaacaagaaagaaataaaGTTTTCCTATATGACCAG ATTCCTCTATTGGCAATGTTAGAACAATACAATGTGCTGAGAAAAGGAGGAGAAGAAGCAAAGGGAGAAG GAAAAGAAAAAGGTACAAAATTTGGAATTTGA
- the LOC108200595 gene encoding uncharacterized protein LOC108200595, translating into MREEADENETIQPTFPSGRIKRMMKLDKDIKKINSEALFLVSCSLDLFMESLAKRCALVAIEKKRKTVNLDYLRIAVKRHQPTSDFLLDSLPMPSAKSPPLPTRPSDDKLLPPRTRRIDHIFHKAAS; encoded by the coding sequence ATGAGAGAGGAGGCGGATGAGAATGAGACGATACAACCCACATTTCCATCGGGTCGGATAAAGAGGATGATGAAATTAGACAAAGACATCAAGAAAATAAACTCAGAAGCTCTGTTTCTCGTATCCTGCTCACTGGATCTCTTCATGGAATCACTGGCCAAAAGATGTGCTCTAGTTGCCATTGAGAAGAAGCGTAAGACTGTTAATCTGGACTACCTCAGAATTGCGGTTAAAAGGCACCAACCTACCTCTGATTTCCTCCTGGATTCCTTACCAATGCCCTCTGCTAAATCACCGCCACTGCCAACTCGCCCTTCCGATGATAAGCTGCTTCCACCTCGCACTCGCCGCATCGATCATATCTTTCACAAGGCGGCTTCTTAG